From Daucus carota subsp. sativus chromosome 6, DH1 v3.0, whole genome shotgun sequence, the proteins below share one genomic window:
- the LOC108192720 gene encoding UDP-glycosyltransferase 90A1, with translation MGHVVLDGESSSTTPRVVLFPFMSKGHTIPLLQLARLILARGIDVTIFTTPANLPFVSSRLADTAASIVALPFPENVDGLPLGVESTDKLPSMSLFVTFVTCTKLMKPWFEEALGRLSNVSFVISDGFLGWTLDSANKFGIPRLASYGFNAFSCAVIQSVEASGVIFEAESDDELFQVTDFPWIKLTRNDFDLPIKDRVKEGPGYEFYKESIMATSKSYGVLVNSFYELEPEFLDYLNHKSQPKAWPIGPLCLAEPPKAMATSEKPVYLKWLDDKLEDGRRSVLYVAFGSQAEISKDQLHEIKTGLEKSGVNFLWAVGKNGNEVDHEFETRVKDRGLVVRDWVDQMEILRHESVTGFLSHCGWNSVLESICAKVPILGWPMMAEQPLNVRMVVEQIKVGLRVETCDGTVKGFVKWEGLEKTVKELMEGEMGKVVRKNVELTGDAAAKAVLDQGGSSWKALSELIQGIHAFRKNK, from the coding sequence ATGGGGCATGTGGTTCTTGATGGTGAATCCTCCTCAACAACTCCTCGTGTTGTTCTGTTCCccttcatgtcaaaaggccataCAATTCCTCTTCTCCAACTAGCCCGCCTCATCCTCGCCCGAGGCATCGACGTTACCATTTTCACCACCCCTGCAAACCTCCCCTTTGTTTCGTCTCGTCTAGCTGACACTGCGGCCTCCATCGTGGCCTTGCCATTCCCTGAAAATGTCGATGGCCTTCCATTAGGAGTCGAGAGCACGGACAAGCTCCCGTCTATGTCACTCTTTGTGACGTTTGTGACGTGCACCAAATTGATGAAACCTTGGTTTGAAGAAGCGTTAGGGAGGTTGAGTAATGTGAGTTTTGTGATCAGTGACGGTTTTCTAGGCTGGACGCTTGATTCGGCTAATAAGTTTGGGATCCCGCGGCTGGCGAGTTATGGTTTTAATGCTTTCAGTTGTGCTGTAATTCAATCTGTAGAAGCCAGTGGAGTAATCTTTGAGGCCGAGTCTGATGATGAGTTGTTTCAAGTCACTGATTTTCCGTGGATTAAATTGACAAGAAATGATTTTGATTTGCCTATCAAGGATCGCGTAAAAGAAGGTCCTGGCTATGAGTTTTATAAGGAGTCGATCATGGCAACCAGTAAGAGCTACGGCGTTTTGGTGAACAGTTTCTATGAGCTGGAGCCGGAGTTTTTGGACTACTTGAATCATAAGAGCCAGCCGAAAGCATGGCCTATTGGACCTCTCTGTTTGGCTGAACCACCAAAAGCTATGGCCACAAGCGAAAAGCCTGTGTACTTGAAATGGCTAGATGATAAATTAGAGGATGGTAGGAGGTCAGTCCTTTACGTGGCGTTTGGGTCGCAAGCAGAGATATCAAAAGACCAGCTTCACGAAATCAAGACCGGGCTGGAGAAATCAGGGGTGAATTTCTTGTGGGCAGTGGGGAAAAATGGAAACGAAGTGGATCATGAGTTTGAAACCAGAGTAAAAGACAGAGGACTCGTGGTGAGAGACTGGGTTGATCAGATGGAGATACTGAGACATGAAAGTGTGACAGGCTTTTTAAGTCACTGCGGCTGGAACTCAGTGTTGGAGAGTATTTGTGCAAAGGTGCCTATATTGGGGTGGCCGATGATGGCGGAGCAGCCGCTGAATGTGAGAATGGTGGTGGAGCAGATAAAGGTCGGGTTGAGGGTGGAGACGTGTGATGGAACCGTGAAAGGGTTTGTTAAGTGGGAGGGGTTGGAGAAGACGGTGAAGGAATTGATGGAGGGGGAGATGGGCAAGGTGGTGCGGAAAAATGTGGAGTTAACAGGTGATGCGGCGGCCAAGGCCGTGCTTGACCAAGGGGGATCATCTTGGAAGGCTTTGAGTGAACTTATCCAGGGCATTCATGCATTCAGAAAGAACAAATAA